A window of Taeniopygia guttata chromosome 14, bTaeGut7.mat, whole genome shotgun sequence contains these coding sequences:
- the RBBP6 gene encoding E3 ubiquitin-protein ligase RBBP6 isoform X1, with protein MSCVHYKFSSKLNYDTVTFDGLHISLSDLKRQIMGREKLKAADCDLQITNAQTKEEYTDDSALIPKNSSVIVRRIPIGGVKATSKTYVMTPKSHKILETTFRSRTEPVSGTSKAIDDSSASISLAQLTKTANLAEANASEEDKIKAMMTQSGHEYDPVNYMKKPVGPPPPSYTCFRCGKPGHYIKNCPTNGDKNFESVPRIKKSTGIPRSFMMEVKDPNTKGAMLTNTGKYAIPTIDAEAYAIGKKEKPPFLPEEPSSSSEEDDPIPDELLCLICKDIMTDAVVIPCCGNSYCDECIRTALLESEEHTCPTCHQTDVSPDALIANKFLRQAVNNFKNETGYTKRLRKIQQQQQQQQLPPPPPPPPPPLMRQTITRTLQPLMRPAMARQQDPLMIPLASLASRSALSSLGPGPSMAAGLPVNPSSVVVSDLPPAVSLSLRGEKPDGPFRDADAVLPPALMTAAELSKSSPLSISSLLEEKGYQVPVLRQPAIPSLLGPQGQSIPTTGHPMRAGALRRPGWELSNRGRPHSDRAQRTQAPSLPASAPVFVPVPPPPLYPPPPHALPLPPGVPPPQFPPQFPPGQPPSAGYTVPPPGYPPAPANMSSAWVPTAVPAAHSNTIPTTQAPPLSREEFYREQRRLKEEEKKKSKLDEFTNDFAKELMEYKKIQKERRRSFSRSKSPYSASSYSRSSYTYSKSRSGSSRSRSYSRSFSRSHSRSYSRSPPYQRRGKGKSRNYRSRSRSHGYHRSRSRSPPYRRYHSRSRSPVFRGQSPTKRTVPQGDAEREYFNRYREVPPYDMKAYYGRSVDFRDPFEKERYREWERNYREWYEKFYKGYAVGAQPRPPVNRENFSPERFGPPGTRRENSPYARGRREEYPAGQSHRNRSVAGNYPEKPGRESHGIKDPTKSKEKEVENPLGDGKGNKHKKHRKRRKGDENEAFPNVELLEGARKPREPVPTEDAKTDSLFMLPSRDDATPVRDEPMEADSIAFKPVSEKEKKEKDKPKAKVEKTKRKVEVAAAPKKDSVAKPAKASQEKVDPDREKSPRTEPPVKKVKEELPKTDSVKTSSSQKDEKALGTPRKAHPKVAKDHPETRPAKEEKAKKEHPKEAKAEKPSSKEEKSKKPAEKSKLSDAKLEKRKRKAEEKADKEHEASSAKAYKLETAELKTSPKGKAEPEGEKGERTPEKDKAAFLNNPSKKIKLNRETGKKIVSGENVPPGKEAVEKPEPSSSKVKAEKTKGKARRKVTAAEGTSSTLVDYTSTSSTGGSPVRKPEEKPDTKRTVIKTLEEYNNDITAPAEDVIIMIQVPQSKWDKDDFESEEEDIKSTTQAPPTVGKPASVIKPVSAKAPNLLKHTEKETEPLEKIQKAAKEASYESTQHDAKSSKSSVSSEKGKTKDRDHSLSDKDSSEKRKSSVQPEKEHSERAAEQGNGKTVSQSSKDGRSSEKHDSGRGSAAKDFTPNRDKKSDHDGGREHSSSKRRDEKSESARRKESPSRIRDSTAVQKSKPREERVEPPKKGPAEAKRSSYSPPRERKPAEHKAVHDPKRPAEEHKAPDKNPGKEKEKEKEKEKHVPEVKSNKEKEAGGNKPPVKQDSPEVTVEKENVAAPSDKGAAKPKPPASSAARLSSDLTRETDEAAFVPDYNESDSESNVSAKDEEAAGKTPKEAKEKAADKVKEEAAAPAPAEQPEVGRSQSQSSPSVSRSRSHSPSESQTRSHSSSASSGESQDSKKKKKKKEKKKHKKHKKHKKHKKHVGNETELEKSQKHKHKKKKSKKSKDKEKDDQKVKSVTT; from the exons AATACACTGATGATAGTGCTCTGATTCCCAAGAACTCATCTGTGATTGTGAGGAGAATCCCCATTGGAGGAGTTAAAGCGACCAGCAAAACATACGTTAT gaCTCCTAAATCGCACAAAATCCTAGAAACTACTTTCAG AAGTCGAACTGAGCCAGTGAGTGGAACATCAAAAGCA ATTGATGACTCTTCTGCATCTATTTCTCTGGCCCAGCTTACtaag ACTGCCAATCTGGCTGAAGCCAATGCTTCCGAGGAGGATAAAATAAAAGCTATGATGACACAGTCTGGCCATGAATATGATCCAGTCAA TTACATGAAGAAACCCGTGGGGCCACCTCCACCCTCTTACACCTGTTTTCGCTGTGGCAAACCTGGGCACTACATAAAGAACTGTCCAACAAATGGG GACAAAAATTTCGAGTCTGttcccagaattaaaaaaagcaCAGGAATTCCAAGAAGTTTTATGATGGAGGTGAAGGACCCCAACACGAAGGGTGCCATGCTGACCAACACTGGGAAATATGCAATTCCAACCATAGATGC GGAAGCTTATGCTATCGGAAAGAAGGAGAAGCCTCCCTTCCTACCTGAGGAGCCgtcctcctcttcagaagaagatgATCCTATTCCAGATGAGCTGTTGTGTCTCATTTGTAAGGATATAATGACGGATGCGGTTGTTATTCCCTGCTGTGGAAACAGTTACTGTGATGAAT GTATTAGAACAGCACTGCTGGAGTCTGAGGAACACACATGCCCTACCTGCCATCAGACTGATGTTTCTCCTGATGCTTTAATCGCCAACAAGTTTCTGCGCCAG GCTGTCAACAACTTCAAAAACGAAACCGGTTACACAAAGAGGCTCCGGAagattcagcagcagcagcagcagcagcagctgccgccgccgcccccaccgcccccgccgcccctgATGCGGCAGACCATAACGCGCACCCTGCAGCCGCTGATGCGGCCGGCCATGGCCCGGCAGCAGGACCCGCTCATGATCCCGCTGGCCTCCCTGGCCTCCCGCTCCGCCCTCTCGTCCTTGGGCCCCGGGCCGTCCATGGCAGCTGGGCTGCCCGTCAATCCGTCTTCTGTGGTTGTCTCTGACCTCCCTCCAGCAGTGTCCCTCTCTCTCCGCGGGGAAAAGCCAGATGGACCTTTTCG TGATGCTGATGCTGTTTTGCCTCCTGCTCTGATGACTGCTGCCGAGCTTTCCAAATCTTCCCCTTTGTCAATCAGCAGTTTGTTGGAAGAGAag GGCTATCAGGTTCCTGTACTGAGACAACCAGCGATACCAAGTCTTCTGGGCCCTCAAGGACAATCGATACCTACAACTG GTCATCCGATGAGAGCTGGTGCACTTcgcaggccaggctgggagct TTCAAATCGAGGACGCCCGCACAGTGACCGTGCCCAAAGGACTCAGGCCCCATCACTGCCAGCATCAGCACCAGTCTTTGTGCCTGTGCCTCCACCTCCCTTGTATCCTCCACCACCCCatgctcttcctcttcctccggGGGTACCACCACCACAGTTTCCTCCTCAGTTTCCACCTGGGCAGCCTCCATCTGCTGGGTACACTGTCCCCCCTCCCGGATAtcccccagctcctgcaaaCATGTCATCAGCTTGGGTCCCAACAGCAGTGCCAGCGGCTCATTCAAACACCATCCCAACGACACAAGCACCTCCTCTCTCTAGGGAGGAGTTTTACAGAGAGCAACGGAGGCTTAAAGAGGA ggaaaagaaaaagtccaAACTTGATGAGTTTACAAATGATTTTGCTAAGGAATTGATGGAATATAAAAAGATTCAAAAGGAGCGTAGGCGTTCGTTTTCCAG gTCCAAGTCTCCCTATAGTGCTTCATCTTACTCTAGAAGCTCATACACCTACTCCAAGTCACGCTCAGGTTCGTCGCGCTCCCGCTCCTACTCGCGCTCCTTCAGCCGCTCCCATTCCCGCTCCTACTCGCGGTCGCCGCCCTATCAGAGACGAGGCAAAGGGAAGAGTCGGAACTaccgctcccgctcccgctcccatGGCTATCaccgctcccgctcccgctcgCCCCCGTACAGGCGCTACCACTCCCGCTCCAGGTCTCCAGTGTTCCGGGGCCAGTCCCCTACCAAACGGACGGTCCCGCAGGGCGACGCCGAGCGCGAGTACTTCAACCGCTACAGAGAGGTGCCCCCGTACGACATGAAGGCTTACTATGGCCGCTCGGTGGACTTCAGAGATCCCTTTGAGAAGGAGAGATACAGAGAGTGGGAGAGGAACTACAGAGAGTGGTACGAGAAGTTTTACAAGGGCTATGCCGTGGGCGCTCAGCCACGGCCTCCTGTGAACAGAGAGAACTTCTCTCCAGAACGGTTTGGCCCACCTGGGACCAGACGAGAGAATTCACCGTATGCTCGGGGACGGAGGGAGGAGTATCCTGCTGGGCAGAGCCACAGGAATCGTAGTGTAGCTGGAAACTATCCTGAAAAGCCTGGGAGAGAGAGCCATGGCATCAAAGATCCTACAAAATCAAAAGAGAAGGAGGTGGAAAATCCACTGGGAGATGGCAAAGGcaataaacataaaaaacaccggaagagaagaaaaggggaTGAGAATGAAGCATTTCCCAATGTTGAGCTGTTAGAAGGGGCACGAAAACCAAGAGAGCCAGTTCCAACAGAAGATGCTAAAACAGACTCTCTATTCATGCTGCCAAGCAGGGATGATGCCACCCCTGTAAGGGATGAGCCCATGGAAGCGGATTCCATTGCTTTCAAGCCAGTGTcggaaaaggagaaaaaagagaaggataAGCCAAAAGCAAAGGTTGAGAAAACAAAGCGGAAAGTAGAAGTGGCAGCTGCTCCAAAGAAAGACAGCGTAGCAAAACCAGCTAAagcttcccaggaaaaggtGGACCCCGATCGCGAAAAATCTCCTCGAACGGAACCTCCTGTAAAAAAAGTCAAGGAAGAGCTGCCAAAGACAGACAGTGTTAAAACCTCTTCCTCGCAGAAGGATGAGAAGGCTCTTGGTACACCACGGAAGGCTCATCCCAAAGTGGCAAAGGATCACCCAGAAACCAGACCAGCCAAGGAGGAGAAGGCAAAGAAAGAACATCCTAAAGAAGCCAAGGCAGAGAAGCCCTCCAGCAAGGAGGAGAAGTCAAAGAAACCTGCTGAGAAAAGTAAACTTTCTGATGCCAAacttgagaaaaggaaaagaaaagcagaggaaaaggctgaTAAAGAACATGAGGCCTCTTCTGCAAAGGCCTATAAACTCGAAACTGCAGAATTGAAAACATCACCCAAGGGGAAGGCTGAGCCCGAGGGGGAGAAAGGAGAGCGGACCCCAGAAAAGGATAAAGCTGCTTTTCTTAATAACCCGTCCAAAAAGATTAAACTTAACcgagaaactggaaaaaagatTGTGAGTGGAGAAAACGTGCCACCTGGAAAAGAAGCTGTGGAGAAgcctgagcccagcagcagcaaagttAAAGCAGAAAAGACAAAGGGAAAAGCCAGAAGGAAAgtgacagcagctgagggcactaGCTCGACTCTTGTGGATTACACCAG CACGAGTTCCACTGGAGGAAGCCCTGTCAGGAAGCCTGAGGAGAAGCCAGACACCAAACGAACTGTCATTAAGACCCTGGAGGAGTATAACAACGACATAACAGCCCCTGCTGAGGATGTCATTATCATGATCCAGGTCCCTCAGTCCAAGTGGGATAAAGATGACTTTGAGTCTGAAGAAGAAGACATCAAATCCACCACCCAGGCACCCCCAACTGTAGGAAAACCCGCCAGTGTTATCAAACCTGTGAGTGCAAAGGCACCAAACCTCCTCAAACACACCGAAAAGGAGACAGAGCCTCtggagaaaatacagaaagctgCAAAAGAGGCAAGTTATGAAAGCACCCAACATGATGCCAAGAGTTCAAAAAGTTCTGTGTCGAGTGAAAAAGGTAAAACCAAAGACCGGGATCATTCTTTGTCAGACAAGGACAGTTCtgagaagaggaagagcagTGTTCAGCCAGAAAAAGAGCATTCAGAACGTGCAGCTGAacaaggaaatggaaaaactgTATCTCAGTCTTCTAAAGATGGCAGATCTTCAGAGAAACATGACAGTGGCCGTGGCTCCGCTGCCAAGGACTTCACTCCCAACCGAGACAAGAAGTCTGACCACGATGGTGGCAGGGAGCATTCGAGTTCCAAGCGCAGAGATGAGAAGAGCGAATCGGCACGCAGGAAAGAGTCCCCATCCCGGATCAGAGACTCCACAGCGGTGCAGAAGAGCAAGCCGAGAGAGGAGCGCGTGGAGCCACCCAAAAAGGGCCCTGCGGAGGCCAAGCGGAGCAGCTACAGCCCCCCGCGGGAGCGCAAGCCCGCCGAGCACAAAGCTGTGCACGACCCCAAGCGCCCCGCTGAGGAGCACAAAGCCCCGGATAAAAACCCAGgcaaagagaaggagaaagagaaggaaaaggagaagcatGTACCGGAAGTCAAGAGCAATAAGGAGAAAGAGGCAGGTGGGAATAAACCGCCAGTGAAACAGGACTCGCCAGAAGTTACAGTGGAGAAGGAGAACGTGGCGGCTCCGAGCGATAAAGGCGCGGCAAAGCCGAAGCCGCCGGCGAGCAGTGCCGCGCGTCTCTCGTCCGACCTCACCCGCGAGACCGACGAGGCCGCCTTTGTGCCAGACTACAACGAGAGCGACAGCGAGAGCAACGTGTCTGCAAAGGACgaggaggctgcagggaaaACGCCCAAAGAGGCGAAGGAAAAGGCTGCGGATAAGGTGAAGGAGGAGGCAGCGGCCCCGGCTCCCGCCGAGCAGCCCGAGGTGGGCAGGAgccagagccagagcagccccagcgtCAGCCGCAGCCGCAGCCACAGCCCCTCCGAGAGCCAGACACGGAGCCacagcagcagcgccagctcAGGGGAGAGCCAggacagcaagaaaaagaaaaagaagaaagagaagaagaagcaCAAGAAGCACAAGAAACATAAGAAGCATAAGAAACATGTGGGAAATGAAACAGAATTGGAAAAGAgccaaaaacacaaacacaagaagaaaaaatcgAAGAAGAGCAAAGATAAAGAGAAAGACGACCAAAAAGTGAAATCTGTCACGACATAA
- the RBBP6 gene encoding E3 ubiquitin-protein ligase RBBP6 isoform X3 translates to MSCVHYKFSSKLNYDTVTFDGLHISLSDLKRQIMGREKLKAADCDLQITNAQTKEEYTDDSALIPKNSSVIVRRIPIGGVKATSKTYVMTPKSHKILETTFRSRTEPVSGTSKAIDDSSASISLAQLTKTANLAEANASEEDKIKAMMTQSGHEYDPVNYMKKPVGPPPPSYTCFRCGKPGHYIKNCPTNGDKNFESVPRIKKSTGIPRSFMMEVKDPNTKGAMLTNTGKYAIPTIDAEAYAIGKKEKPPFLPEEPSSSSEEDDPIPDELLCLICKDIMTDAVVIPCCGNSYCDECIRTALLESEEHTCPTCHQTDVSPDALIANKFLRQAVNNFKNETGYTKRLRKIQQQQQQQQLPPPPPPPPPPLMRQTITRTLQPLMRPAMARQQDPLMIPLASLASRSALSSLGPGPSMAAGLPVNPSSVVVSDLPPAVSLSLRGEKPDGPFRDADAVLPPALMTAAELSKSSPLSISSLLEEKGYQVPVLRQPAIPSLLGPQGQSIPTTGHPMRAGALRRPGWELSNRGRPHSDRAQRTQAPSLPASAPVFVPVPPPPLYPPPPHALPLPPGVPPPQFPPQFPPGQPPSAGYTVPPPGYPPAPANMSSAWVPTAVPAAHSNTIPTTQAPPLSREEFYREQRRLKEESKSPYSASSYSRSSYTYSKSRSGSSRSRSYSRSFSRSHSRSYSRSPPYQRRGKGKSRNYRSRSRSHGYHRSRSRSPPYRRYHSRSRSPVFRGQSPTKRTVPQGDAEREYFNRYREVPPYDMKAYYGRSVDFRDPFEKERYREWERNYREWYEKFYKGYAVGAQPRPPVNRENFSPERFGPPGTRRENSPYARGRREEYPAGQSHRNRSVAGNYPEKPGRESHGIKDPTKSKEKEVENPLGDGKGNKHKKHRKRRKGDENEAFPNVELLEGARKPREPVPTEDAKTDSLFMLPSRDDATPVRDEPMEADSIAFKPVSEKEKKEKDKPKAKVEKTKRKVEVAAAPKKDSVAKPAKASQEKVDPDREKSPRTEPPVKKVKEELPKTDSVKTSSSQKDEKALGTPRKAHPKVAKDHPETRPAKEEKAKKEHPKEAKAEKPSSKEEKSKKPAEKSKLSDAKLEKRKRKAEEKADKEHEASSAKAYKLETAELKTSPKGKAEPEGEKGERTPEKDKAAFLNNPSKKIKLNRETGKKIVSGENVPPGKEAVEKPEPSSSKVKAEKTKGKARRKVTAAEGTSSTLVDYTSTSSTGGSPVRKPEEKPDTKRTVIKTLEEYNNDITAPAEDVIIMIQVPQSKWDKDDFESEEEDIKSTTQAPPTVGKPASVIKPVSAKAPNLLKHTEKETEPLEKIQKAAKEASYESTQHDAKSSKSSVSSEKGKTKDRDHSLSDKDSSEKRKSSVQPEKEHSERAAEQGNGKTVSQSSKDGRSSEKHDSGRGSAAKDFTPNRDKKSDHDGGREHSSSKRRDEKSESARRKESPSRIRDSTAVQKSKPREERVEPPKKGPAEAKRSSYSPPRERKPAEHKAVHDPKRPAEEHKAPDKNPGKEKEKEKEKEKHVPEVKSNKEKEAGGNKPPVKQDSPEVTVEKENVAAPSDKGAAKPKPPASSAARLSSDLTRETDEAAFVPDYNESDSESNVSAKDEEAAGKTPKEAKEKAADKVKEEAAAPAPAEQPEVGRSQSQSSPSVSRSRSHSPSESQTRSHSSSASSGESQDSKKKKKKKEKKKHKKHKKHKKHKKHVGNETELEKSQKHKHKKKKSKKSKDKEKDDQKVKSVTT, encoded by the exons AATACACTGATGATAGTGCTCTGATTCCCAAGAACTCATCTGTGATTGTGAGGAGAATCCCCATTGGAGGAGTTAAAGCGACCAGCAAAACATACGTTAT gaCTCCTAAATCGCACAAAATCCTAGAAACTACTTTCAG AAGTCGAACTGAGCCAGTGAGTGGAACATCAAAAGCA ATTGATGACTCTTCTGCATCTATTTCTCTGGCCCAGCTTACtaag ACTGCCAATCTGGCTGAAGCCAATGCTTCCGAGGAGGATAAAATAAAAGCTATGATGACACAGTCTGGCCATGAATATGATCCAGTCAA TTACATGAAGAAACCCGTGGGGCCACCTCCACCCTCTTACACCTGTTTTCGCTGTGGCAAACCTGGGCACTACATAAAGAACTGTCCAACAAATGGG GACAAAAATTTCGAGTCTGttcccagaattaaaaaaagcaCAGGAATTCCAAGAAGTTTTATGATGGAGGTGAAGGACCCCAACACGAAGGGTGCCATGCTGACCAACACTGGGAAATATGCAATTCCAACCATAGATGC GGAAGCTTATGCTATCGGAAAGAAGGAGAAGCCTCCCTTCCTACCTGAGGAGCCgtcctcctcttcagaagaagatgATCCTATTCCAGATGAGCTGTTGTGTCTCATTTGTAAGGATATAATGACGGATGCGGTTGTTATTCCCTGCTGTGGAAACAGTTACTGTGATGAAT GTATTAGAACAGCACTGCTGGAGTCTGAGGAACACACATGCCCTACCTGCCATCAGACTGATGTTTCTCCTGATGCTTTAATCGCCAACAAGTTTCTGCGCCAG GCTGTCAACAACTTCAAAAACGAAACCGGTTACACAAAGAGGCTCCGGAagattcagcagcagcagcagcagcagcagctgccgccgccgcccccaccgcccccgccgcccctgATGCGGCAGACCATAACGCGCACCCTGCAGCCGCTGATGCGGCCGGCCATGGCCCGGCAGCAGGACCCGCTCATGATCCCGCTGGCCTCCCTGGCCTCCCGCTCCGCCCTCTCGTCCTTGGGCCCCGGGCCGTCCATGGCAGCTGGGCTGCCCGTCAATCCGTCTTCTGTGGTTGTCTCTGACCTCCCTCCAGCAGTGTCCCTCTCTCTCCGCGGGGAAAAGCCAGATGGACCTTTTCG TGATGCTGATGCTGTTTTGCCTCCTGCTCTGATGACTGCTGCCGAGCTTTCCAAATCTTCCCCTTTGTCAATCAGCAGTTTGTTGGAAGAGAag GGCTATCAGGTTCCTGTACTGAGACAACCAGCGATACCAAGTCTTCTGGGCCCTCAAGGACAATCGATACCTACAACTG GTCATCCGATGAGAGCTGGTGCACTTcgcaggccaggctgggagct TTCAAATCGAGGACGCCCGCACAGTGACCGTGCCCAAAGGACTCAGGCCCCATCACTGCCAGCATCAGCACCAGTCTTTGTGCCTGTGCCTCCACCTCCCTTGTATCCTCCACCACCCCatgctcttcctcttcctccggGGGTACCACCACCACAGTTTCCTCCTCAGTTTCCACCTGGGCAGCCTCCATCTGCTGGGTACACTGTCCCCCCTCCCGGATAtcccccagctcctgcaaaCATGTCATCAGCTTGGGTCCCAACAGCAGTGCCAGCGGCTCATTCAAACACCATCCCAACGACACAAGCACCTCCTCTCTCTAGGGAGGAGTTTTACAGAGAGCAACGGAGGCTTAAAGAGGA gTCCAAGTCTCCCTATAGTGCTTCATCTTACTCTAGAAGCTCATACACCTACTCCAAGTCACGCTCAGGTTCGTCGCGCTCCCGCTCCTACTCGCGCTCCTTCAGCCGCTCCCATTCCCGCTCCTACTCGCGGTCGCCGCCCTATCAGAGACGAGGCAAAGGGAAGAGTCGGAACTaccgctcccgctcccgctcccatGGCTATCaccgctcccgctcccgctcgCCCCCGTACAGGCGCTACCACTCCCGCTCCAGGTCTCCAGTGTTCCGGGGCCAGTCCCCTACCAAACGGACGGTCCCGCAGGGCGACGCCGAGCGCGAGTACTTCAACCGCTACAGAGAGGTGCCCCCGTACGACATGAAGGCTTACTATGGCCGCTCGGTGGACTTCAGAGATCCCTTTGAGAAGGAGAGATACAGAGAGTGGGAGAGGAACTACAGAGAGTGGTACGAGAAGTTTTACAAGGGCTATGCCGTGGGCGCTCAGCCACGGCCTCCTGTGAACAGAGAGAACTTCTCTCCAGAACGGTTTGGCCCACCTGGGACCAGACGAGAGAATTCACCGTATGCTCGGGGACGGAGGGAGGAGTATCCTGCTGGGCAGAGCCACAGGAATCGTAGTGTAGCTGGAAACTATCCTGAAAAGCCTGGGAGAGAGAGCCATGGCATCAAAGATCCTACAAAATCAAAAGAGAAGGAGGTGGAAAATCCACTGGGAGATGGCAAAGGcaataaacataaaaaacaccggaagagaagaaaaggggaTGAGAATGAAGCATTTCCCAATGTTGAGCTGTTAGAAGGGGCACGAAAACCAAGAGAGCCAGTTCCAACAGAAGATGCTAAAACAGACTCTCTATTCATGCTGCCAAGCAGGGATGATGCCACCCCTGTAAGGGATGAGCCCATGGAAGCGGATTCCATTGCTTTCAAGCCAGTGTcggaaaaggagaaaaaagagaaggataAGCCAAAAGCAAAGGTTGAGAAAACAAAGCGGAAAGTAGAAGTGGCAGCTGCTCCAAAGAAAGACAGCGTAGCAAAACCAGCTAAagcttcccaggaaaaggtGGACCCCGATCGCGAAAAATCTCCTCGAACGGAACCTCCTGTAAAAAAAGTCAAGGAAGAGCTGCCAAAGACAGACAGTGTTAAAACCTCTTCCTCGCAGAAGGATGAGAAGGCTCTTGGTACACCACGGAAGGCTCATCCCAAAGTGGCAAAGGATCACCCAGAAACCAGACCAGCCAAGGAGGAGAAGGCAAAGAAAGAACATCCTAAAGAAGCCAAGGCAGAGAAGCCCTCCAGCAAGGAGGAGAAGTCAAAGAAACCTGCTGAGAAAAGTAAACTTTCTGATGCCAAacttgagaaaaggaaaagaaaagcagaggaaaaggctgaTAAAGAACATGAGGCCTCTTCTGCAAAGGCCTATAAACTCGAAACTGCAGAATTGAAAACATCACCCAAGGGGAAGGCTGAGCCCGAGGGGGAGAAAGGAGAGCGGACCCCAGAAAAGGATAAAGCTGCTTTTCTTAATAACCCGTCCAAAAAGATTAAACTTAACcgagaaactggaaaaaagatTGTGAGTGGAGAAAACGTGCCACCTGGAAAAGAAGCTGTGGAGAAgcctgagcccagcagcagcaaagttAAAGCAGAAAAGACAAAGGGAAAAGCCAGAAGGAAAgtgacagcagctgagggcactaGCTCGACTCTTGTGGATTACACCAG CACGAGTTCCACTGGAGGAAGCCCTGTCAGGAAGCCTGAGGAGAAGCCAGACACCAAACGAACTGTCATTAAGACCCTGGAGGAGTATAACAACGACATAACAGCCCCTGCTGAGGATGTCATTATCATGATCCAGGTCCCTCAGTCCAAGTGGGATAAAGATGACTTTGAGTCTGAAGAAGAAGACATCAAATCCACCACCCAGGCACCCCCAACTGTAGGAAAACCCGCCAGTGTTATCAAACCTGTGAGTGCAAAGGCACCAAACCTCCTCAAACACACCGAAAAGGAGACAGAGCCTCtggagaaaatacagaaagctgCAAAAGAGGCAAGTTATGAAAGCACCCAACATGATGCCAAGAGTTCAAAAAGTTCTGTGTCGAGTGAAAAAGGTAAAACCAAAGACCGGGATCATTCTTTGTCAGACAAGGACAGTTCtgagaagaggaagagcagTGTTCAGCCAGAAAAAGAGCATTCAGAACGTGCAGCTGAacaaggaaatggaaaaactgTATCTCAGTCTTCTAAAGATGGCAGATCTTCAGAGAAACATGACAGTGGCCGTGGCTCCGCTGCCAAGGACTTCACTCCCAACCGAGACAAGAAGTCTGACCACGATGGTGGCAGGGAGCATTCGAGTTCCAAGCGCAGAGATGAGAAGAGCGAATCGGCACGCAGGAAAGAGTCCCCATCCCGGATCAGAGACTCCACAGCGGTGCAGAAGAGCAAGCCGAGAGAGGAGCGCGTGGAGCCACCCAAAAAGGGCCCTGCGGAGGCCAAGCGGAGCAGCTACAGCCCCCCGCGGGAGCGCAAGCCCGCCGAGCACAAAGCTGTGCACGACCCCAAGCGCCCCGCTGAGGAGCACAAAGCCCCGGATAAAAACCCAGgcaaagagaaggagaaagagaaggaaaaggagaagcatGTACCGGAAGTCAAGAGCAATAAGGAGAAAGAGGCAGGTGGGAATAAACCGCCAGTGAAACAGGACTCGCCAGAAGTTACAGTGGAGAAGGAGAACGTGGCGGCTCCGAGCGATAAAGGCGCGGCAAAGCCGAAGCCGCCGGCGAGCAGTGCCGCGCGTCTCTCGTCCGACCTCACCCGCGAGACCGACGAGGCCGCCTTTGTGCCAGACTACAACGAGAGCGACAGCGAGAGCAACGTGTCTGCAAAGGACgaggaggctgcagggaaaACGCCCAAAGAGGCGAAGGAAAAGGCTGCGGATAAGGTGAAGGAGGAGGCAGCGGCCCCGGCTCCCGCCGAGCAGCCCGAGGTGGGCAGGAgccagagccagagcagccccagcgtCAGCCGCAGCCGCAGCCACAGCCCCTCCGAGAGCCAGACACGGAGCCacagcagcagcgccagctcAGGGGAGAGCCAggacagcaagaaaaagaaaaagaagaaagagaagaagaagcaCAAGAAGCACAAGAAACATAAGAAGCATAAGAAACATGTGGGAAATGAAACAGAATTGGAAAAGAgccaaaaacacaaacacaagaagaaaaaatcgAAGAAGAGCAAAGATAAAGAGAAAGACGACCAAAAAGTGAAATCTGTCACGACATAA